The Mauremys reevesii isolate NIE-2019 linkage group 13, ASM1616193v1, whole genome shotgun sequence genome contains a region encoding:
- the LOC120380056 gene encoding mast cell protease 1A-like yields MRGGICTISALAVRMLLFLLPAAFLVQILPPGAQGGGIVGGQEAVPHSRPYMAFLKMKRCFGLVNTCGGFLIREDVVVTAAHCRVNKGIVILGAHNISKTEQRRQKIRVKRWIPHPEYDKMTDNNDIMLLQLRNKAELNDWVQPISLPHPWPEVPVGTKCNVSGWGRTQVNSSKKSDVLRDVVLEVMADKVCKRKLTRRYDAVSMLCAGDPKHKKSTLKGDSGGPLVCDGVPQGIVSWGPSNGASPEVYARVSRFVHWIQMVMKELKPLDAPGVLSQA; encoded by the exons ATGCGGGGcg GCATATGCACCATCTCTGCACTTGCAGTAAGGATGCTGTTGTTCCTGCTCCCCGCAGCCTTTCTCGTGCAAATCCttccccccggggctcagggtg GGGGGATCGTCGGGGGACAGGAAGCTGTGCCCCACTCCAGACCCTACATGGCTTTTCTGAAGATGAAAAGATGCTTTGGACTCGTGAATACCTGTGGAGGGTTTCTGATCCGGGAGGATGTGGTGGTGACGGCGGCTCACTGTAGAGTGAA caaaGGCATCGTGATACTGGGGGCCCACAACATTTCGaagacagaacaaaggaggcagaAAATTAGAGTGAAGCGCTGGATTCCCCACCCCGAATATGATAAAATGACTGACAACAATGACATCATGCTGCTGCAG CTGAGAAACAAGGCTGAACTCAATGACTGGGTGCAGCCCATcagtctgccccacccctggccgGAGGTACCTGTGGGCACGAAGTGCAACGTGTCTGGGTGGGGCCGGACGCAAGTTAATTCCTCTAAGAAGTCGGACGTGCTGCGGGATGTGGTTCTGGAGGTGATGGCTGACAAGGTGTGTAAACGCAAGTTGACCAGACGATATGATGCTGTGTCCATGCTCTGTGCGGGGGATCCCAAACACAAGAAATCCACCCTGAAG GGTGATTCGGGGGGCCCCCTGGTGTGTGATGGGGTGCCCCAGGGCATCGTCTCATGGGGGCCGAGCAACGGGGCCTCTCCTGAAGTGTATGCAAGAGTCTCCCGGTTCGTCCACTGGATACAGATGGTGATGAAAGAGCTGAAGCCCCTGGATGCTCCTGGAGTCTTGTCTCAAGCCTGA
- the SDR39U1 gene encoding epimerase family protein SDR39U1, translating to MRVLVGGGTGFVGTALTQLLRSRGHEVTHVSRHPGPDRISWDELSRSGLPPCDAAVNLAGENVLNPLRRWDDAFRRVVVTSRVETTKTLAKAIAEAERPPRAWVLVTGVGYYRPSPTAEYTEESPGGDFDFFSRLVSAWEAAAKIPGDGTRQAVVRSGVVLGKGGGAISQMLWPFRLGLGGPVGSGLQPFPWIHVRDVAGVVCHALETEGVHGVLNGVSPASSGTSNADFARELASALGRPALLPLPGWAVRGVFGAERAVMLLEGQRVAPKRTLESGYCFVYPDLPSALQDIVS from the exons ATGCGCGTGCTAGTGG GAGGTGGGACCGGCTTTGTGGGCACAGCCTTGACCCAGCTGTTAAGGAGTCGAGGGCACGAAGTGACCCATGTCTCTCGCCATCCAGGGCCTGACCGGATCAGCTGG GATGAACTGTCCCGCTCCGGCCTGCCCCCTTGTGATGCTGCGGTGAACTTGGCTGGTGAGAATGTTCTCAACCCCCTTCGCAG GTGGGATGATGCCTTCCGCAGGGTTGTGGTCACCAGCCGGGTGGAGACCACCAAGACCTTGGCCAAGGCCATCGCCGAGGCTGAGAGGCCACCCCGTGCCTGGGTCCTCGTCACCGGCGTAG GGTATTACCGCCCAAGCCCCACGGCCGAGTACACCGAGGAGAGTCCCGGTGGTGACTTCGACTTCTTCTCGCGCCTGGTGAGCGCCTGGGAGGCAGCAGCTAAAATCCCCGGGGACGGCACGCGCCAGGCGGTGGTGAGATCCG gtgtggtgctggggaagggtggAGGTGCCATCTCCCAGATGCTCTGGCCGTTccggctgggcctggggggcccTGTGGGCTCCGGCCTCCAGCCCTTCCCATGGATCCACGTGCGGGATGTGGCCGGTGTCGTGTGCCACGCCCTGGAAACGGAGGGTGTCCACGGGGTTCTCAACGGGGTCTCCCCAGCCTCATCTGGCACCTCCAACGCCGACTTCGCCCGGGAGCTGGCCTCGGCCCTGGGGCGCCcggccctgctgcccctgcccggctGGGCAGTGCGGGGTGTCTTTGGGGCTGAGCGGGCTGTCATGCTGCTGGAGGGCCAGCGCGTGGCACCGAAACGCACCCTGGAGAGTGGCTACTGCTTCGTGTACCCCGacctgccctctgccctgcaggaCATTGTGTCCTGA
- the LOC120381056 gene encoding DLA class II histocompatibility antigen, DR-1 beta chain-like, whose amino-acid sequence MAPGGAHPTLVSAWLLFLCSVVSAGVHHFTHSQIILPRAASGLPKRQSLLQVNGLALSAYDSSSRRMMPRNGYMQGDRETHQFWSVSSARCMFWDPWVETEYQALVRVVNASSPKAEPYYMQVVQSCELDAASGAIQAVTRYALNGEDVLQYHGDQNRWFSVHPAAWRVAERWNRERETLAGINAHTPQQCGTFIRITAPFIVQTTAQPTVHVSFVQGTQGRPRRLMCHVTGFYPRDIEVTWEQGGRGALGEQRTSGIRPNGDPTFQIRVSIELGLGEHVCVVRHVSLGGAPLRITWDRQATGQAGSLGILAGCVLAALGAAALNWYLRGRAGRSEGPYHPTQPQPGTLDSALAKPGDTLATSLSCPGVTA is encoded by the exons atggctcCTGGGGGGGCCCATCCCACTCTGGTCTCTGCCTGGCTTTTGTTTCTCTGCTCGGTCGTCTCAGCTG gGGTTCACCACTTCACCCACTCCCAGATCATTTTGCCGCGGGCGGCCTCCGGGCTGCCCAAGCGCCAGAGCCTGCTGCAGGTGAACGGCCTGGCGCTCTCGGCCTACGACAGCAGCAGCCGGAGGATGATGCCGCGCAACGGCTACATGCAGGGCGACCGGGAGACCCACCAGTTCTGGAGCGTCAGCAGCGCCCGGTGCATGTTCTGGGACCCCTGGGTGGAGACTGAGTACCAGGCCCTGGTGCGGGTGGTGAACGCCAGCTCCCCAAAGGCCG AGCCCTACTACATGCAGGTCGTGCAGAGCTGTGAGCTGGACGCAGCGAGCGGCGCCATCCAAGCTGTTACCAGGTACGCCCTGAACGGGGAGGACGTGCTGCAGTACCATGGGGACCAGAACCGCTGGTTCTCAGTGCACCCGGCGGCCTGGCGTGTGGCCGAGCGCTGGAACCGCGAGAGGGAGACACTGGCCGGGATCAATGCCCACACGCCGCAGCAGTGCGGGACCTTCATCCGGATCACGGCGCCATTCATCGTGCAGACGACAG CCCAGCCCACGGTGCACGTATCCTTCGTGCAAGGAACGCAGGGCCGGCCTCGTCGCCTCATGTGCCATGTGACAGGGTTCTACCCCCGTGACATCGAGGTgacctgggagcaggggggccgGGGGGCCCTAGGGGAACAGAGGACCAGCGGGATCCGGCCCAATGGAGACCCCACCTTCCAGATCCGAGTGTCCattgagctggggctgggggagcacgTGTGTGTGGTGAGACATGTCAGCCTGGGGGGCGCCCCCCTGAGGATCAcctggg ATCGCCAGGCCACAGGCCAGGCCGGGTCCCTGGGCATCCTCGCTGGCTGTGTGCTGGCTGCTCTGGGAGCCGCCGCCCTGAACTGGTATCTgagggggagggcag GCCGCTCGGAGGGGCCGTACCACCCGACGCAGCCACAGCCAGGAACCCTCGATTCCGCCCTGGCTAAGCCAGGAGACACCTTGGCCACATCTCTGTCCTGCCCAGGTGTCACCGCGTGA
- the LOC120381127 gene encoding granzyme B-like, with product MAYVKIATSRGVKTCGGFLIRDDMVLTAAHCNKEHLTVSLVVHDLRLWEWSRQEIPVRRRIPHPQYDINSLNNDVMLLQLARRARLSEWVGLIPLPSAWQGVCPGAMCSIAGWGRMSARRAKGSDVLREVDVAVLEDYVCLRNPDHIYRYYNTSTILCAGDPKEGKDSFKGDSGGPLVCGKTAQGIVSWGSLNSPPSPGCTPESPDSSPGSCRP from the exons ATGGCCTACGTGAAGATAGCAACGTCAAGAGGAGTGAAAACATGTGGGGGGTTCTTGATTCGAGATGACATGGTGCTGACGGCGGCTCATTGTAACAAGGA ACACCTCACCGTCTCCCTGGTAGTCCATGACCTTAGACTGTGGGAATGGAGCCGACAAGAAATCCCTGTGCGTCGCCGGATCCCCCACCCGCAATATGACATTAACTCCCTTAACAACGACGTCATGCTGCTGCAG CTGGCGCGCCGAGCCAGGCTCAGTGAATGGGTGGGGCTCATCCCCTTGCCCAGCGCCTGGCAGGGCGTGTGCCCTGGGGCCATGTGCAGCATCGCCGGCTGGGGCCGGATGAGCGCCCGCAGGGCAAAGGGCTCGGATGTGCTCCGGGAGGTGGATGTGGCGGTGCTGGAGGATTATGTGTGTCTGAGGAATCCTGACCACATCTATCGTTACTATAACACCTCCACCATACTTTGTGCAGGGGATCCGAAAGAGGGCAAAGACTCCTTTAAG GGTGACTCTGGGGGCCCCCTGGTGTGTGGCAAAACAGCCCAGGGCATCGTCTCTTGGGGCTCCCTCAatagccccccctccccggggtGTACACCAGAGTCTCCAGATTCGTCCCCTGGATCCTGCAGACCCTGA